The genomic region GGTGCATGGTAATAGCGTGGAAACATGAAAACGTGGAACGGTGTTTATTGATTTGGGCATTCCCTCAATAAGCAAGCGGAATAGATTTGATACTGAAGTACTGAACCAGAGCTCTAAAGAGTTGTAAGACCAATGCACTGATTTTTGACATGGTTAAAGTGTATGGGGGGGTCTAAGGTAATAACTTTTAAAAGTATATGATGGCTCCAACGCCCAGGTGCTGCGCCTATTTGTCTGGGTCGCTATGAATGTAGTAGAAATACTTTGATGAATTTAaaacagctctgtgtcatctgaGTGTGGACAGTATGTGCAGATGAACGTTCTTTTGCTTCTAGTTTTGCATCATCCAGGGGATCTCAGCGGACCTccactgctctgctctgctccaaGGAGAACTCCATGCGCTTGTGCCACGGGGGAAACCCAAAAAACTTTCATCggcacacactgcccacactcagatgacacagagctggatcaGTATCTCTAACTCTTCAAAAGttctttacattttcatgccaaAAACACATTCCAGACAGTGTCCTGGCTGTGCGTCTCCTCTGCCATTGTCGTCTGGTGTGTGGTGCAGGTGCACTGCACACACACCAAGTAATCTATTTTAAAGACAGTAACTGTATTCAGAATACCACCAATTtaaactgtaacggaatacagttactcatagtTCGTATTTTAAATACGTAATGCCGTTACTTCTTTCAGCAGCTCTTACAGGTTATCAGAGCATTGTGGGGAGAATGTGGGACAGTCTCTGAGGTTTTTGTCCCGAGTCAGATCTGGAAAATTTCCTATAGGGGAGACTTGGCTTGGAGTGGCTTTAGGCAGCCTCATCAGAAATGTATATATGGATCCAATCCTGCCGAAACCGCACATCTCACGCTTTACTCTCCATTGGTAATCTTCTACAGTATACTCTGTGGTCACCTGACGGCTGAGTGTGAACACGGAGTCTCCTCTGACCACAGCAGTAAGCAGAGAGCCTTTACTGTTCCCGTACTGGCCGCACACTGCCGTCCACTGGCCTGAACTTAGGTTGTAGCAGTCCatcacacacagtaagaagtCATCACAGGGCCCATTGCGCATCACATACAGATTGTCCTTATGGGCTACCATATAAAGACCATAGCTGTGCGTACGGATGAGCGTGGTGACCAGAAGCCATTGGTCCCGTTTAGACACATACTCGTGTATATCTGTGGCCCCCTTACCTTTCCAGAGACAGATGAAGATCCTGTTCATGGCTACAGCCGACACCACTGAGGCTGCAGGGGATGGAAGGGGGGAGACAAAACCCCAGCTTCCATTAGACACCCTGTATCTCTCCACAGACGACAGGGCCTTCCTGTTGTACTCACCTCCGAGAGCGTAGAGGCAGCCCTCGTGACCTATCAGAGTGAAGTTGTAGCGCAGCTGCTGGGAGCCGCAGATGGTGGACCATGTGTTGGCTGCAGGGTTGTAACAGAAACCCGTCTCTACTACCTTCTTGCTTACATCATACACTCCTCCAATGATGTAAAGGTTGTTGTCCAGGACGGCTACGCCTGCCATGGTAGTGCTGGTGCTGGCAGGTAGATGTGTCAGAACCTTCCACTGTCCACTGTCTTCGTCCAGGTAGCAGACGCTCCTCTGGACGTCCTGCAGCAGATCAGTGGTTGGCGAGTGGCTGCACACTGCCATGTAGCTGCTCGGGAGAAGGGACTCTATGTACTCTAGTAGCTTGCTAGGTAAGGTGTGGACATCCTCCTTCAGGTCAGTGTACATATCTCTGATGAATAAGGCGGACCTGTGGGAGAGCTCACACACACCGTAGGTGGCAGCTGTGTGGTACATGAGTAGGCAGTTTTCAGAATTGACGGTATTGATCAAGTGCTCGGTGAGAGCCGGCACCTGCAGAAAAGCCGTACACTGGATGGCTTCCACGATCTGGTCGCTGCTCAGCACAGGTTGCTCCCCACCCAGGACCCGCAGCAGGACCACAAAGCCCAGAAGCCCTACACACTGCAGCTGGATCTCTCCCTGTTGGCACTCTCGCATTCCTGACTGGAACAATGCTCTGAAGTACTCACAGTTCTCAGCCAAAAGGCTTTTCTCTACAATGAACAAGCTGTCGTCAATGTTGACCCTCAGGCTTTCCGCTGACTTCCAGTGTCCTGGCTGTGGACAGCTGTTGGACTCCATCACTTCCCTGCTGAGGATCTTCATGACATCCCAGCTGAACTGCTCACTCACAACAAGAAAGCTGTGACCCAGATCAGAATACTGCACATCGGGGTGTTTCACCACATACTGTCCGTGAGACTGAGTAGCTCCTGTCCAGAGCTGATGCTAGTTGACAGCACAGCTCTGAGAACACACTCTATACATAGTAGGCAGACGTGTGACACAGTTCAAATACATTATGATGACATGCAGCCAGAAGAGAAAGAGGAGCCGGATAATGGCAGGGAGCTGTAAATGTGCTGAGGATTCATATCGCTCTTTGTTTGTGGAGCAGCTGAAGATTTGTCCTTGAGTGGCAGGAACAGTCAAAGTGTAACAATAGTTGTTTCCCTAGGTCACAAAGTGTTCGTGCCACTATTTCATTCTCATTGAAAGGTTGAGTGCAGGATATGGaggcctaaccttaaccctttgaaaataaataataataatactctttatttatatagcactttttaatatCCAAGTTACAATGTGCTTTACAAAGGcagcaaaataaaacagacaAGTCATTAAAACATCAGGTTAAAAAACCCCAGATAATAACAATTTGGTGTATAAAAAGCAATCaagtttaggaaaaagtaaGAATGGGGAAAACAAACATCtctaaaaaatgtttgttttcctactcacgcaccactcggcggaaaagggagagaaagaaaaaagagactgcgccgcacgcacacagctcttttgtcttccgtcaagaatgagtcatttataaattttttaacatcatttattcatgactaacgtgggctataggccacttggaagttggaacaaagaaataaaataagtcctccagaggccagtctccgtttcacctcctcagcaacCATTTTCACGTTAATCGAAATGCATCACCTGACtgctcatttaccgcgcaacccggagcccggcccgagcccgtgtaacataatagaaattaagaccgaacccgaccgaacctgtcgggtcccgtcgggtcacgtcgggttcgggcaaagatcttcagctctacccctagctgcctgtcccctgaacacactggaaaaaaatgtggtctctgtagacagccaggctccacaaacagcaacaaaaacaaagtgcacCAACCTGCACcgacataacaaacagtgttccagccaataaccgaccgagatttgggggtgggggttggggggttagtgcgtgtGCACATGAAGGGGGGAGAGAAGCGTGAAGAGGGAAGTTAGCTAGAGGAGAGCTGTCCTAGACAACGAGAACGACTAACATTAGAGGAGGGaagggcgagctagcctccgttttgtttgacaatacttcgaacatcaacaagaagtgacgtcatccaacatcgcttagagcaccttaaatcgcactacaggctgtaggtggtgccagaggagctggatttctttttaaattacctgctttgctttgtaaattatagtgtggtctagacctactctatctgtaaagtgtcttgagataactctcattatgatttgatactataaataaaattgaattgaattgaattgcttcatgtagttctactggaacatagggtcagtttcagcaaatatgacagaaagttagttttataaggcttacctactgcatctttaagtgAACTCAACATTCAGGGTCTTTGGGTCTAATCCAATGCATAGAGAAGTTGCTTGGACGGTAtagttttctaaaatgtttgatataaaaaaactcCAGTGGACACAACCACTAGACAAGGAACTGTTAAAAGCAGAAAGCAAACAGGGCCCGACACATTCCATTACTTTTAGTAAAATGTGTTGATATTACATCAAGAAGCTGGTGGACACTGTTATACCTGATACTATTCCCCATTCCATATTTTACTGAATATTGGCTGATAATAATCGGTGGCAGATCAATCAGACAAGGTAATAGAATTTAATAAAGCTGGTTTAAACTATGTTGTAAAGGATATCAAATTGGCATCAGGGATACTAGAGGCTGTAATTGACTCAACTTTATCAGTTAAATGAGataaaaacatttcacactCAGCATCACTTTCAGCTGGGGCACAAGAAGGGGCTGAGCAACAGTCTGTAGTAAAAGTTAAatctatagtgcatagtttctgtcgcccccatgaggaactcTAAGTAATTTcaacagagatggggactcgagtctgagactcagaCTGAAGTCGCACttaacccccaatttccactggatgcgtaacggctgcggatccgctccggaacggcggcggagtcattaggtttccattaaagtcaatgtgtgtatttccactgactgcagaatgGCTGCGTTCTgactgcgtcccagctccggcggtccgcagccctccgaaGCAGATACatagagcttctatttttgccggacgccggagagctccgcagcaattcagcacacggcagatagtgcgagACAaaaagtcgagcacagaaacaaaataaaaatctggttaattttcaaaataaaatacaccgtgctcacggcagatcATATTtgccttatgtgcgcgcactcacataaaacaaaatacattgacatggtgacaccaagtcctcccggagttgtgccttttgatCCTGctgtggagacgctggcctcactaacctctcctctgaGTCGGTTCTCCCTCgtgctggactcagtttcactgagcctactaacagttagaaaataaaaggcattacatcagtgagttcaaaatGCTTATTGtggtaggtcaggagaaggattttaaattaaatcctggattttacaggaagccaatgcagagaagctaaaacaggagaaatatgatctcttttcttagttcttgtcagaacatgtgctgcagcattctggatcagctggagagtcttaagggacttatctGGGCAActtgatagtaaggaattacagtagtccagcctggaagtaacgaatgcatgtctgactagtttttcagcatcgttttgagacaggatgtgcctaattttggtaatgttacgaagatgaaaaaaggctgtaggatcacagcacgactacggtagcgattagtatgaaatgccgaaaatgggaggttggttggggtggtggatggatcaaacaacacaggactttcaccctggagaccggggatcgtgtcccgcgtgtgacgttaaCTTTCcctgttgttcttttcctaaactcaaccgtcccgttgttgtcccacgTCTCCCAGAGAACGTGGATCGTGTCCCAGCGTGTgacgtgtcctttccccgttcttcttttcctaaacacaacctccatatagatgcttcccattacgtttCCCCGTTCTTCCtgtcctaaacccaacctccgtatagatgcttcccatttcgtgctgaccaccacaaaataaacaagataAACGTATCCGTGTACATGaaacaatagattaaaaataacatgtaatatacttctggtgtagttacaaactttctaatgcctcgttttataagtacagaaactatttgtactactgtagaagtttggtatcattccaggcattattagtggggtaatttacgagatacaaacgtggatccattatcgcctgcactaagctaaccagctgataacgctaactcgaccaacgttataacaagggaaaaagcttatggggggttgtttggctcgaggtcaaggtgcaaagcagcccagggtgaaattactccaaCCCATCACTttaagtaaacattttcataatgagttcatggtctcaattgctagttttaagtcttctttgatactcccatttattttaaaatagacgataaagcaggggatgctttaggacctgtcaatcaggacagaggcttagcaacgCTAATGCTAACCATGACATTAAAAGAGACCAACTTGTTTTTGGCTGTTgttcatgttttcatcttaaactttgaccctctcactgtgtgtttcacttcagcaaagttatttggaacattttggtcgcctaaaatGTCGTTCAGcattctgccaaccaagctagctagctactgctagagttagctggtaacttaataATTATAACTTataccaaagcccgtctacggaaagccgttccactccctattaagccccattgtacctactttggttgcagtttcaccagagttccactgggggtgatcacggtccagtgcaaaatgaatgggaccctatggagctagacggctaaatttgtctctttcgcctgattgtcgttgagaaatctcagatttgattgtagtttttgcaagttcaacatggattataggtcaaaagttgaatgaacgagtacttatgccctttcgatttgttacaggttgagtcgttgttgcccataacacgctagcattctgctaatgaatgctgattggtcagtgaaggactgattacgatcggagatcccgtttgacggcatccgaagcagaaccagaatgccagattgaatatttcggcgtggtctttaaaacattagcaaacttctttctagcacgtgtattgacagggagagtctaatctgtcagctgtgttgtcgatgccttgagagaaaaaaggaagcgactcagagcttgccgtaaagcagaatctctggccatatatgtgtatgacgtcattgacattttaaaaggctttttagaacaaaaaagccactttaaaaaaatctaacacgcagcagtgtgtattttcttagcctcccctttcaaatgcaacattcaaattactagacaaaaaattatatcctgagaaaagtggattttgaggggtatagttccatagagtcccattcattctgcactggcctgtgagcgccccctatatggaactctggtggaactgcaaccagttcagaagccggaagtaacgagagagtggaacttcttcccatattagaaattctttgcttaTACCTTatacacaggcctgaaatacacacacacatacatcactaatggagagatatcagagtgagggggctgcaacTGCTGGACAGTCGCCCCGAGCAGAGGTAACTGGcaccagctaccagtccacactatATACTTTGGTctgtacggggacttgaaccagcgacctacTCCCTATGCACTGAGCTAGTGCCATGAGAGATGGTGTGCAGAAggtctgttctgccgtacatgcagatggaCGTCTCCAGTTCCCAGAGGTCTGTGTTTACCTGCTGGATGACTCTCTTCAGAAGGtttgaaaagcagcaaatttctctctttagcgtttagcttagcaaccataaacaatacTGGTTTGCCTGCATCAtgc from Sander lucioperca isolate FBNREF2018 chromosome 3, SLUC_FBN_1.2, whole genome shotgun sequence harbors:
- the kbtbd13 gene encoding kelch repeat and BTB domain-containing protein 13, whose translation is MKILSREVMESNSCPQPGHWKSAESLRVNIDDSLFIVEKSLLAENCEYFRALFQSGMRECQQGEIQLQCVGLLGFVVLLRVLGGEQPVLSSDQIVEAIQCTAFLQVPALTEHLINTVNSENCLLMYHTAATYGVCELSHRSALFIRDMYTDLKEDVHTLPSKLLEYIESLLPSSYMAVCSHSPTTDLLQDVQRSVCYLDEDSGQWKVLTHLPASTSTTMAGVAVLDNNLYIIGGVYDVSKKVVETGFCYNPAANTWSTICGSQQLRYNFTLIGHEGCLYALGGEYNRKALSSVERYRVSNGSWGFVSPLPSPAASVVSAVAMNRIFICLWKGKGATDIHEYVSKRDQWLLVTTLIRTHSYGLYMVAHKDNLYVMRNGPCDDFLLCVMDCYNLSSGQWTAVCGQYGNSKGSLLTAVVRGDSVFTLSRQVTTEYTVEDYQWRVKREMCGFGRIGSIYTFLMRLPKATPSQVSPIGNFPDLTRDKNLRDCPTFSPQCSDNL